CCTTGCGCGTCTAACCCGGATAGCCCATCTTCAGTTCCTGGCCCTGATCGGCCAGCGCCTGTAAGGCGCGCTCGGACTTGGCCCGGGATGCTGCCTGGTAAGCCAGCAAATCCTCGAACAGGATGCGGCGGTGCCGTCCCACCTTGCGGCACTTGAGCTTGCCTGCCTCGATCTGCTTCACGACGAACGGACGCGAGACGTTGAGGAAGTTGGCAGCGTCCTGCGTCGACATTTCGAGCTTTTGCGGCAGAAGGACGATCGGCCGGCGCTGCCCCATCAAGCCCAGCAGCTCGGCGATGAAGCGCAGCGCCTTGGGCGGCAGCTCGATCGCGGGCGCCTCTTCGCCGTCGCCAACCAGCTTGATCCTGGGCGCACGCGAATGGTCCAGCGCCGCCATCAGACAGCGCTGCGCCGCCTGCGCCAGGGCGGCGTCGTGCTCGTCGAGCACGGTATCGATGGCATCGTGCGGATCGGCAGCCATGTCGGTACTCCTCTCCGATGACCCGGATACTCGGGACCGGGCAGATGTTCGTAATATACGCAATAAACGAAACGAACGAAACGGGGAGGCGGTTGACCGGCGGGTGCCGAGTCACTCGCCCGCTGCCTGCGGGGCACGACAGCGGCTCACGACCAGCCCAACCTCCACAGTGGAAGTTGGGCCAGGGGGGTGGACGACGAGCCTAGGCGGATGCGGATCCGACGACTTCGCGCATCGAGGGCGGCATGCGGATGTCGAGGTGGTCGACTTTGAGTTTGCCCGAGATGAGGCGAGGGAGAAGTCTGTCGCGCACGCCTTGTAACGCATCAACCGTCTCATACAGCAATCCCAGTTCCTCACCGATCGGCTTTGTGAGGCAATCGAATTTTTCGACCAACGCGTCGTCCGGCTTGATGATCGGAAATCGGGCAAGCTCATCCTTCCCGACGGAATTGAAGATCGACCCATTGCCGATCAAATCCTCAGTGGCGAAACATGTGTGCAATAGATAGAACAGATACGCGTTCGCTCCTTCCCGGTGCCGCATGGCCGCCAAACCGCGGCCGATGGTGAGGTCGCGATCGGCGATATTCATGCGCCCGACAGGCGCTCGCACGCTGAACAGGATATCGCCAGCCTTCGCGGACCGACCCGGTACCGAACAGTACACCACATGCCTCGGAAAGCGCGGGCCATACGTTCCTACCCCTTGGTGAAACGGCAATCCGTCACCTCGTTCGTTGTAAAACTCCGAACTCGGACTCTGGCCCATCGTGAAGTCAGCTATGTCTCCAAGTCGCCCTTCCTTCCAGGCTTTCGGGCGTCCCTTTGAGAACGTCGCATCCTCGTAACAAGGAAAACGCATGCGCACAAACCACTCGCGATAGATCTCCTCGGCCATGGATTCCAGCAGCGCGATGCGCCGCTGGTTGTTGGCGATCAGGTCGTCGTAGGCGGAGAGGATCGCAGCCACCTTTCGCTGTACGGCCACAGAATCGGGGAAGTGTATCTTTACGGCATACATTCGCTCGGGTGACGTATGGCGAACCTTTGCGCCGGACGAACTGTTGCGAATCTGCTGACGAACGTAATCGGAATTGAACAAGTAGTATAAGAAGCGCCGATCGGCGACTGCATTCTGCTCCCGCACAAGACCGAGACGCTGGTTATGCAAGTAGGTATCGTCGTCGGGAATAATTGCGGCACTGCCGAGCAATCCTTCTCCCTGCTCGGTCATCGCCACGATGATGTCGTCCTTTTTGAGGAGATACCGATCAGGAAATGGACCGGAATAGAAGCGGTCCTTTCCAGGTCGCGGGCGGAAGCCGCCTTGCTCATGGAAGTTGCCCGGCGTCAGCACGACGTACTTGCCACTATCGGCGAAATGCTCCCCCTTGAATGCGTACCCGTGTTCGATGCGCAGCACTTCGCCCAGAGATCTCGCTCGCCAAGTCATGCGCCCCCTGTAATCGCTTCAAGGTTGTGCGCGATTAGCCTGTCCAATTCGTAGGCTCGTTCGTTCAACGCAGATAGCTCCTCCTGCGCATCTATAAGATCAGACAGAAACTCCTCCGCCGTCTTCCCATCTTCCTCGATCACGACGCCGACGTAGCGGCCGGGATTCAGCGAGTAGTCCTGCTCCTTCACCTCATCCGGCGACGCGAGCTTGCAGAGTCCCGTCACGTCCTCGTACTTCGCCTCCGGGAAGCGATCCTGCAGCCACTGGATGTGCTGGAAGTAGCTCTCGGCGCTCTTCACCTCGTCGTGCAGCGACTGCAGCGCGTCCTTCAGCATCCTTGAAGACCTTGGTCCACATCGCGATCTCGTTCTTGATGAAGCTCGCGAACTCATCCGGCGTCGTGGTCGAAGGCTCCAGTCCTTGCCGCTTGAAGCGCTCGGAAAACGGAGCGTCACGGTACATCTCGACCACCGCCGTATTGAACTGCTTGATGATGGGCGCGGGCGTCTTCGCGGGCGCCAGGAGGCCAAACCACTGTACGACCTCGAAGGTGGGAAATCCTGATTCGGCCACCGTCGGCAGTTCGGGAACCGCGCTCGAGCGCTGCAGACCGGTGACCGCGATGCCGCGGATTCTTTCCTGCCCGCACGTGCGGGAGCGAAGTTGAGATCGCGCCGATCAGGAATTGCACATGACCGCCGACGACATCGGTAATCGCCGGCCCCGCGCCTTTGTAAGGCACATGGATCCAGGAAAAGCCGCCTCGGTGCCGCAGCAATTCTCCGGCGATGTGCGATGCCGTCGCGTTGCCGTTGGACGCATAGGACGCTTGCTGCGGCTTCGCCTTGGCATACTCGATCAGTTCCTTCACCGAGGTGACGGGCACGGATGCGTGCGCGACGATGATGTTCGGGATCAGCGTCGTCAGCGAGATGGGCGCGAAATCGCGCTGCGGATCGTAAGGCAGCTTGGGCTGGAGGACGGGCCCCGTGGCGAATGTGCTGGAGCTGCCGAACAAGACGGTATAGCCATCGGCCGGGGCGCGCGATGCAAGCTCGGTGCCGATGACGCCGCCGGCGCCGGAACGATTGTCCACGATCACCGATTGATGCCATCGGTCGCTAAAGCGCTGCGCCATGGCACGTGCGACCAGATCGGTGGCGCCGCCGGCGGGGAATGCGACGATGAGCCGAATTGGCTTGCTGGGAAACGATTGGGCGCCGGCGCAAAGCGGGGCTGCTGCAAGCGCCATTGCCGATAGGATGGTACGCATGATCATTCTTGCTTTCTCCGAATCCGAGGGGGGATGTCTGATTTACTGTCGAGCATTCACGAAATCGCTGATGCGCCCGACGTGGCTTTGCAGCGCACCGTTGTCGCTCGACGCTCAGCGTTTCACAGGACGCCGGCGCCGCCGCAGTTCCTTAATGACTGCCGAATTGTCCAGCTCGCCTTCGCCGTGCGTCATGCAGCTTCGTATCAACTCGGTGTATAGCGCGGCCAGCGGCAGCTCCTGTCCCACGCGCTCGGCGGCTGTCTTCATCAACTGGAAATCCTTCAGCGACTGCTTGAGCCACGCATGCGGCGTGAAGTCGCTCGTTACCATCTTGTGTCCGCGCGTGTCCATGGCGCGCGAGTAGGCCGCGGAAGCCTTGAGCACGTCCAGGAACGCCGCCAGATCGAGCCCCATCGATTCGGCGAAAGCGAGGCCCTCGGCCAGCACGGCGCGATTCAGGCCGCCGACCAGATTCACCGCGAGCTTCGCGCGGCCGCCCGATCCGACCGGTCCCAGGTAGAACTGTTGCTTGCTGATGGCGACAAGCACCGGTGCCGCCTCTTCCATCGCGTCGCGCTCGCCGCCGATCATCGCCACGCCATTACCGAGCGCAATCTGGTCGCTGTTGCCCGAAAGCGGCGCTTCGAGGAAACGCACCCCGCGCGCGTCGAGACGCTCGGCCAGCGCGGCAATCGCGTCCGGATCGCAGGTGCTGACGCAAATGATCAGCTGCCCGGGCTGGGGCTCGAGCCCGCTCTTGGCTTCCAGCACGCTTTCGACCTGCGGCGTATCGAATACCGCCAGCAATACCGTGCGGCAGGTACGGCCGACAGCGCGCGCACTCGCGACCGCGATCCCACCCAGCGCGGCCAGGTCGCCGCAACGCGCCGGCGCGACGTCGTAGCCGTACACCCGGAAGCCTTGGCCGAGCAGTCGCTTCGCGAGCGACGTACCGATCAGCCCGAGGCCGATCAGTCCGACCTCGCACGCATCATGCGCAATGACAGGACTTTGTCGCACTTTCAATTGAACAGCACTGTTCGTCGTTCCCCACGCCGGTGCGAAAACCGTACCGTTTGCATGCTGCCTGTGGTGCTGGCATTATGCCAGCATGACTATACGGATCACCATCCGGGATGTTCCCGAAAAGGTCCGCGACGAGCTCGCTGCCCGCGCGGCGCTGCATGGGAAGTCTATGCAAGAGTACCTGCGGACGGAACTCGAGCGCCTGGCCGCCCGCCCGTCGCTGGATGCCTGGTTGGAGCAGGTACGCAAGAGAAAGCGAGCATCGCAAACTCGCGTCTCCTCCGGGCGGATACTCAAAGCGCGAGACGCTGACCAACGGTGAGCGTCGTCGTAGACGCATCGGTGCTGGTTGCCGCGCTGGTCGATTCCGGCCCGCACGGACAATGGGCCGAAGGTGTGCTTGCGGCCGGCTCGCTGCATGCCCCGGAGCTGGCGCGCGTCGAAGCGACCAACATCCTGCGCAGACTGGAACGGGCCAAGGAGATCACGCCGCCCGACGCCAATGCGGCGTACGAGGATCTGATGCAGCTCGATATGGAGGTATTCTCCTTCGAACCGTTCGCGGATCGGGTCTGGGAGCTGCGCCAAAACGTCACGAGCTACGATGCATGGTATGTTGCCGTTGCCGAAGCGCTTGGATTGCCACTCGCAACCTTGGATCAACGGCTCTCCAGGGCTAACGGGCCTACCTGCAATTTCCTCATGCCGCGGGGTACCCTCAATCCACCTTGATGTTGGCCTGCTTCGCCACCTGGGTCCACTTGGCGATCTCCGTCTTCATGAATGCGGCATGCTCGTGGATCGAGCTGCCGACGGGTTCGGCCGCGCGTGCGATCAATTGCTTCCGGTTTTCAGGATCACGCACGGCTTGCGCCAAGGCGTTGTTGAGCTTTTCGGCCACGGGACGCGCAATGCCAGCCGGACCGATGAAGCTGAAGCCGCTGCTCACGACGAAGCCCGGCACGCCGGCCTCCTGCATGGTCGGCACATCGGGCAGCGACTCGAATCGTTTCGCGCCGCATTGCGCCAGAATGCGAAGCCGCCCGGTCTGGATATGGCCAACCACCAAAGGCAGGCTGACGAAGGTCGTCTGCACGTGGCCGCCGACGAGATCGATGACGCTCGGCCCGGCGCCCTTGTATGGCACATGGATCATCTTCACGCCGGCCGTCGAATTGAACAATTCGGCGGC
The DNA window shown above is from Betaproteobacteria bacterium and carries:
- a CDS encoding helix-turn-helix domain-containing protein, which codes for MAADPHDAIDTVLDEHDAALAQAAQRCLMAALDHSRAPRIKLVGDGEEAPAIELPPKALRFIAELLGLMGQRRPIVLLPQKLEMSTQDAANFLNVSRPFVVKQIEAGKLKCRKVGRHRRILFEDLLAYQAASRAKSERALQALADQGQELKMGYPG
- a CDS encoding restriction endonuclease subunit S, giving the protein MTWRARSLGEVLRIEHGYAFKGEHFADSGKYVVLTPGNFHEQGGFRPRPGKDRFYSGPFPDRYLLKKDDIIVAMTEQGEGLLGSAAIIPDDDTYLHNQRLGLVREQNAVADRRFLYYLFNSDYVRQQIRNSSSGAKVRHTSPERMYAVKIHFPDSVAVQRKVAAILSAYDDLIANNQRRIALLESMAEEIYREWFVRMRFPCYEDATFSKGRPKAWKEGRLGDIADFTMGQSPSSEFYNERGDGLPFHQGVGTYGPRFPRHVVYCSVPGRSAKAGDILFSVRAPVGRMNIADRDLTIGRGLAAMRHREGANAYLFYLLHTCFATEDLIGNGSIFNSVGKDELARFPIIKPDDALVEKFDCLTKPIGEELGLLYETVDALQGVRDRLLPRLISGKLKVDHLDIRMPPSMREVVGSASA
- a CDS encoding N-6 DNA methylase codes for the protein MASIGDRGQSFRRRRRHRHRACIARPGRWLYRLVRQLQHIRHGARPPAQAALRSAARFRAHLADDADPEHHRRARIRARHLGEGTDRVCQGEAAASVLCVQRQRDGIAHRRRIAAAPRRLFLDPCALQRRGAGDYRCRRRSCAIPDRRDLNFAPARAGRKESAASRSPVCSARARFPNCRRWPNQDFPPSRSYSGLASWRPRRRPRPSSSSSIRRWSRCTVTLRFPSASSGKDWSLRPRRRMSSRASSRTRSRCGPRSSRMLKDALQSLHDEVKSAESYFQHIQWLQDRFPEAKYEDVTGLCKLASPDEVKEQDYSLNPGRYVGVVIEEDGKTAEEFLSDLIDAQEELSALNERAYELDRLIAHNLEAITGGA
- a CDS encoding NAD-binding protein, with protein sequence MKVRQSPVIAHDACEVGLIGLGLIGTSLAKRLLGQGFRVYGYDVAPARCGDLAALGGIAVASARAVGRTCRTVLLAVFDTPQVESVLEAKSGLEPQPGQLIICVSTCDPDAIAALAERLDARGVRFLEAPLSGNSDQIALGNGVAMIGGERDAMEEAAPVLVAISKQQFYLGPVGSGGRAKLAVNLVGGLNRAVLAEGLAFAESMGLDLAAFLDVLKASAAYSRAMDTRGHKMVTSDFTPHAWLKQSLKDFQLMKTAAERVGQELPLAALYTELIRSCMTHGEGELDNSAVIKELRRRRRPVKR
- a CDS encoding PIN domain-containing protein translates to MSVVVDASVLVAALVDSGPHGQWAEGVLAAGSLHAPELARVEATNILRRLERAKEITPPDANAAYEDLMQLDMEVFSFEPFADRVWELRQNVTSYDAWYVAVAEALGLPLATLDQRLSRANGPTCNFLMPRGTLNPP
- a CDS encoding tripartite tricarboxylate transporter substrate binding protein, producing MYRVGKGRVIQSAHLPTKVVRVINPAAPGGNSDILFRLLQPKMSEVLGQNLVMDYRPGAGGIIGVEITSKAPADGYTTALVAASFLINPAVRTKLPYDTPKDFTPLGLIVDLPAGFMVHPSMPVRSVKEMIALAKARPGQILYSTSGAGAIGHMAAELFNSTAGVKMIHVPYKGAGPSVIDLVGGHVQTTFVSLPLVVGHIQTGRLRILAQCGAKRFESLPDVPTMQEAGVPGFVVSSGFSFIGPAGIARPVAEKLNNALAQAVRDPENRKQLIARAAEPVGSSIHEHAAFMKTEIAKWTQVAKQANIKVD